One Stenotrophomonas oahuensis genomic region harbors:
- a CDS encoding VOC family protein, with protein sequence MDFLVNIDVDNLASAEAFYTRAFGLTPGRRFAADGVELLGGPAPIYLLVKPSGTSATPQVRDRRDYRQHWTPVHLDWVVDDLDAALDRAVAAGARVEQAPATHAWGRIALLADPFGHGFCLLQFLGRGYDEIADT encoded by the coding sequence ATGGATTTTCTGGTCAACATCGACGTGGACAATCTGGCCTCGGCAGAGGCGTTCTACACACGTGCCTTCGGGCTGACCCCGGGCCGCCGGTTCGCTGCCGATGGTGTGGAACTGCTGGGCGGCCCTGCCCCCATCTACCTGCTGGTGAAGCCGTCTGGCACGTCAGCCACGCCGCAGGTGCGGGATCGCCGCGACTACCGTCAGCACTGGACGCCGGTGCATCTGGACTGGGTGGTTGACGATCTGGACGCCGCACTGGACCGGGCCGTGGCCGCCGGGGCGCGGGTGGAACAGGCACCGGCGACCCATGCCTGGGGCCGGATCGCACTATTGGCCGATCCCTTCGGGCATGGCTTCTGCCTGCTGCAGTTCCTCGGCCGGGGCTACGACGAGATCGCCGATACCTAA